The DNA sequence TGTCCCAGCGATGATCATCTATTTCTTTAAGGATCAAAGTCAAACGATACAGGCAATAGCAACTGCTCAAAGCTTCGTTTTTGGTGGCTGGAATTATTTTTGGTATCTTATCCCGATTTTATTTGGGGTGTATTTCCGTGATCGCATACCAGCTGGGCTCGTAGTTGTTCCACTAGGGATTACCGCTGCTATGAATATTAGTCCCATTGATATGGCTACCATACCTTCAATTGTGCTACTCTCTGCACAAGTAGCGGTTGGAATTGGATTAGGGAAAAGTATTTCGTTCGATGACTTAAAACTTGGTGGGAAGTATTGTCTCGTCTACTTTGTGGTTTCTTTATCTCTTATTCTTGTTGCATTCGGCTTAGGGGCTGCTTTAGCTCACTTTACAACGTTAGATTTAGCAACGGCAATGTTAAGCGTTGCTCCTGGTGGCTTAATTGAAATGGTATTAACAGCATCCACTGTTGGTGGTGATCCTGCGATCGTTAGTGCTCTCCAATTGACAAGGATCCTCGTCATTGTTATCTTCGTCCC is a window from the Anaerobacillus sp. CMMVII genome containing:
- a CDS encoding AbrB family transcriptional regulator, encoding MTYIKFPRLIETLFIGYLGGYLFTLANFPLPWVLGALTLTLLWQGFTKRKAYWPNPFKQGGFLVLGMYFGLYFTIETFFTIGPYLLPYLLMTVVLIFASIFISTAVTKWIEVDKITSVFGSIPGGLSEMVLASESLNAKTTLVLIFQTVRLLTVLFTVPAMIIYFFKDQSQTIQAIATAQSFVFGGWNYFWYLIPILFGVYFRDRIPAGLVVVPLGITAAMNISPIDMATIPSIVLLSAQVAVGIGLGKSISFDDLKLGGKYCLVYFVVSLSLILVAFGLGAALAHFTTLDLATAMLSVAPGGLIEMVLTASTVGGDPAIVSALQLTRILVIVIFVPAFLKWYFRKEASKQAA